From a single Fulvivirga ulvae genomic region:
- a CDS encoding bifunctional transcriptional activator/DNA repair enzyme AdaA, with amino-acid sequence MTDYQRIAQAINYIKANFKDQPNLEQVAESVHLSPYHFQRLFKKWAGVSPKKFLQYLSLAHAKKVLSQQHSVEETTFQTGLSGSGRLHDLFVNIEGMTPGEYKNQGENLFIKYSINECLFGNYLIATTGKGVCNLLFFDNEEQVVEELKTLWPKAHLGMGADGDHDTVRKFFNKNLDNPEKIRLHLKGTDFQLKVWEALLRIPEGKLVSYSEIANQISQPTAQRAVGTSIGKNPVGYLIPCHRVIKSVGGIGEYRWGQERKMAIIGWESAQVFGEEHAA; translated from the coding sequence ATGACTGATTATCAACGCATAGCCCAGGCAATCAATTACATTAAGGCCAACTTCAAGGATCAGCCTAATTTAGAACAGGTGGCAGAGAGTGTACATTTGAGCCCATACCATTTTCAGAGGCTTTTTAAAAAATGGGCAGGTGTATCGCCCAAAAAGTTTCTGCAATACCTCAGTTTAGCACATGCCAAGAAAGTGCTGTCGCAGCAGCATTCTGTCGAAGAGACTACCTTCCAGACCGGGCTCTCAGGCTCAGGCAGACTGCATGATCTTTTTGTGAACATTGAGGGTATGACTCCCGGAGAATATAAGAACCAGGGAGAGAATCTTTTTATAAAGTACAGCATCAATGAATGCTTGTTTGGCAATTACCTGATCGCTACTACCGGCAAGGGAGTGTGCAACCTGCTCTTTTTTGATAATGAAGAACAAGTAGTGGAAGAACTCAAAACGCTATGGCCAAAAGCACATCTGGGAATGGGAGCAGATGGTGACCACGATACGGTAAGAAAGTTCTTCAATAAAAACCTTGATAATCCTGAAAAGATCAGGCTACACCTGAAAGGAACGGATTTTCAGTTGAAAGTATGGGAAGCTTTGCTCAGGATCCCAGAGGGGAAACTGGTGTCGTATAGTGAAATCGCCAATCAGATCAGCCAGCCTACGGCACAAAGGGCTGTAGGAACCAGCATCGGTAAAAACCCGGTAGGATACCTTATTCCCTGCCATAGAGTAATCAAAAGTGTTGGGGGTATAGGTGAGTACCGCTGGGGGCAGGAGCGTAAGATGGCTATTATCGGTTGGGAATCAGCCCAGGTGTTTGGGGAGGAGCATGCTGCATGA
- a CDS encoding DUF1440 domain-containing protein, which translates to MNTDHIERNVGSVGSAIGRSLIAGIAGTVAITIAQMIEMKISGREPSNAPAEVGGKVLGVEPRGGEKEEQGKKQGNEENSVKEQNEEKFGQLMHWGYGTGWGVCRGLLSLAGIKGPAATAIHFGAIWGTELVMVPAMTESPPASKWGAKALAKDALLHLTYALAAGAVFDAIDNGRD; encoded by the coding sequence ATGAATACTGATCATATAGAAAGAAATGTAGGAAGTGTGGGCTCAGCCATAGGCCGGAGTCTGATAGCAGGTATAGCAGGTACAGTAGCCATTACCATTGCACAGATGATAGAAATGAAGATCAGCGGCCGGGAGCCCAGCAATGCGCCTGCAGAAGTAGGTGGCAAGGTGCTGGGCGTGGAACCCAGAGGAGGAGAAAAGGAGGAGCAGGGTAAGAAGCAAGGCAATGAAGAAAACTCAGTAAAGGAGCAGAATGAAGAGAAATTCGGGCAGTTGATGCATTGGGGATATGGCACCGGCTGGGGAGTTTGTCGTGGATTATTGTCATTAGCGGGTATTAAAGGCCCTGCGGCTACGGCTATCCACTTTGGTGCGATCTGGGGCACAGAACTGGTGATGGTTCCTGCCATGACAGAGTCGCCACCGGCATCCAAATGGGGAGCCAAGGCACTGGCCAAAGATGCACTTCTGCACCTGACCTATGCATTGGCAGCCGGGGCAGTTTTTGATGCTATTGATAATGGCCGTGATTGA
- a CDS encoding NAD-dependent epimerase/dehydratase family protein, with translation MENQTYHTGARDSSKEVIIVTGSSGLIGTKLIKRLVKNYRLIGLDKTGNPFPPIEAECVNFDITSEDSIRAAMERVRYGYGTKIASVIHLAAYYDFSGEPSPLYEKVTVQGTENLLNVLQDFDVEQFIFSSTNLIYKPTVPGQKINEDCPIAPNWDYPESKADTEQVIKEKHGAMKTVLLRMAGVYDDEGHSIPISHQIQRIYEKQFTSHFYSGDTSHGNVFVHLDDVLDALIKAVEKRKELPEEVAINIGEPETPSYEDLQQRIGKLIHGEDWETYEVPEALAKIGSWSMNLFGDPFIKPWMIDRADDHYELDVSRAKELLGWEPRHSLLNTLSVIISKLKEDPVKWYKENKLEMPSRLKEKEKEEVQPHTSH, from the coding sequence ATGGAAAATCAGACATACCATACAGGAGCAAGAGACAGTAGTAAAGAGGTGATAATTGTGACAGGGAGCAGTGGCTTAATAGGTACTAAGCTGATAAAGAGGTTGGTGAAAAATTACAGGCTGATAGGCTTGGACAAAACAGGTAATCCTTTCCCTCCCATAGAGGCAGAGTGTGTAAACTTTGATATTACTTCCGAAGACAGCATCAGAGCAGCTATGGAGCGTGTGCGTTATGGATATGGGACTAAAATAGCATCGGTCATCCACCTGGCGGCCTACTATGATTTCTCAGGAGAGCCTAGTCCCCTGTACGAAAAAGTAACGGTACAGGGTACTGAAAACCTGCTTAACGTGCTTCAGGATTTTGATGTTGAGCAATTTATATTTTCCAGTACCAATCTCATCTATAAACCAACGGTACCCGGCCAAAAGATCAATGAAGATTGCCCTATTGCGCCAAACTGGGATTACCCTGAGTCCAAGGCAGATACGGAGCAGGTAATCAAAGAGAAACATGGAGCCATGAAGACGGTGCTTCTTCGTATGGCAGGAGTCTATGACGATGAGGGACATTCTATTCCGATTTCCCATCAGATACAACGCATCTATGAGAAGCAGTTTACCAGTCATTTCTACTCTGGCGATACATCGCATGGTAATGTATTCGTTCACCTGGACGATGTGCTGGATGCGTTAATTAAAGCCGTAGAGAAGCGGAAAGAATTGCCTGAGGAGGTAGCCATAAACATAGGTGAGCCGGAAACCCCCAGCTATGAAGATTTGCAGCAGCGCATAGGAAAACTTATTCATGGTGAAGATTGGGAAACCTATGAAGTACCTGAGGCACTTGCTAAAATCGGCTCGTGGAGCATGAACTTATTCGGAGACCCTTTCATCAAGCCATGGATGATCGACAGGGCAGATGATCATTATGAGTTGGATGTGTCAAGAGCGAAGGAGTTGCTGGGTTGGGAGCCTCGTCACAGTTTGCTGAATACCCTTTCGGTTATCATTTCAAAACTGAAGGAAGACCCGGTGAAATGGTATAAGGAAAACAAGCTGGAAATGCCTTCTCGCTTAAAGGAGAAGGAAAAAGAAGAGGTGCAGCCCCATACCTCCCATTGA
- the wrbA gene encoding NAD(P)H:quinone oxidoreductase, which translates to MAKIKTAVIYYSSTGTNYQMAQWAAESAEKEDAEVRIRKAAELAPQSAISANPAWEKHQKATRDIKEVSLDDLEWADAIIFSVPTRYGNVPAQMKQFLDSTGPLWQKGKLTNKVVTAMTSAINPHGGQESTLLSLYTTMYHWGAIVVAPGYTDEVTYAAGGNPYGTSVSVDMEGNMKQDKESIRKAVAHQAKRVVTVAGWVVG; encoded by the coding sequence ATGGCAAAGATAAAAACCGCTGTGATTTACTACAGCTCTACAGGAACAAACTACCAGATGGCTCAATGGGCGGCAGAAAGTGCTGAAAAGGAAGATGCTGAAGTGAGGATAAGGAAAGCAGCCGAACTGGCCCCCCAATCGGCTATATCAGCTAACCCGGCCTGGGAAAAACATCAGAAAGCCACCCGGGATATCAAAGAAGTTTCGCTGGATGACCTTGAGTGGGCGGATGCCATTATATTCAGTGTACCTACCCGCTACGGAAATGTACCAGCCCAAATGAAACAGTTTCTGGACTCCACGGGACCTTTGTGGCAAAAGGGAAAGCTTACCAATAAGGTGGTGACAGCAATGACGAGTGCCATTAACCCGCATGGGGGACAGGAGTCCACATTGCTGTCACTATATACCACCATGTATCACTGGGGCGCCATAGTTGTCGCACCCGGGTATACTGATGAAGTAACTTATGCCGCCGGGGGTAATCCGTATGGTACAAGTGTATCAGTAGATATGGAAGGTAATATGAAACAAGATAAGGAGAGTATCAGAAAGGCAGTGGCCCATCAGGCCAAACGTGTGGTGACGGTTGCGGGTTGGGTAGTTGGGTGA